A region of Pseudomonas putida DNA encodes the following proteins:
- the gcvH gene encoding glycine cleavage system protein GcvH — protein MSTLRFTPEHEWLRLEATGEVTVGITTYAQEALGDVVFVQLPDPGEYGEGNEVAVLESVKAASNISMPLNGTVVAVNQALADDPELVNASPMQDGWFFRIQVANLADLDTLMDQDGYDRFLADNA, from the coding sequence ATGAGCACGCTGCGTTTTACCCCTGAGCACGAATGGCTGCGTCTGGAAGCGACTGGCGAGGTGACCGTCGGCATTACCACTTATGCCCAGGAGGCACTGGGTGATGTGGTGTTCGTGCAGTTGCCGGATCCGGGCGAGTACGGCGAGGGCAATGAAGTCGCAGTGCTGGAATCGGTGAAGGCCGCCAGCAACATCAGCATGCCCCTGAACGGTACTGTGGTAGCGGTCAATCAGGCCCTGGCCGACGACCCGGAACTGGTCAACGCCTCGCCCATGCAGGACGGCTGGTTCTTCCGCATCCAGGTGGCCAACCTCGCCGACCTCGACACCTTGATGGACCAGGACGGCTACGACCGCTTCCTGGCCGACAACGCCTGA
- the gcvP gene encoding aminomethyl-transferring glycine dehydrogenase → MNNAPVPLTTDNEFIARHIGPREHDIEAMLALTGHDTLDALIDSVIPGSIKGTSVLALSKGQGEAEALAALKAIAAKNQLFRNHIGQGYYPCHTPTPILRNLLENPAWYTAYTPYQPEISQGRLEALLNFQTLISDLTGMQIANASLLDEATAAAEAMTFCKRLAKSKAPAFFASRHCHPQTLDVLRTRAQPLGIEVVIGDEAELQAQSLEQYFGLLLQYPASTGAIVDHRALVQRAHAVGALVAVSADLLALTLLTPPGEFDADVVLGSAQRFGVPLGFGGPHAAYFATRDAFKRDMPGRLVGVSIDRFGKPALRLAMQTREQHIRREKATSNICTAQVLLANIASMYAVYHGPEGLAQIARRVHRLTAILVQGLLQLGHTVEQTHFFDTVSVLTARSVADVLAAARAAQLNLRLLDHARAGLSLDETCEQASVEALWQVFAAPGQALPDFGALAAEAADCLPAQLLRETAFLQHPVFNRYHSETELMRYLRCLADKDLALDRTMIALGSCTMKLNAASEMIPITWPEFGALHPFAPAEQSLGYRQLTDELQAMLCEATGYDAMSLQPNAGSQGEYAGLLAIRAYHASRGEAGRDVCLIPSSAHGTNPATAQMAGMRVVVVNCDERGNVDVADLQAKAEQHRDQLAALMITYPSTHGVFEEGITRICDIIHEHGGQVYLDGANMNAMVGLCAPGKFGGDVSHLNLHKTFCIPHGGGGPGVGPIGVKAHLAPFLPGHAHMAHKEGAVCAAPYGSASILPITWMYIRMMGGEGLKRASQLAILSANYIARRLEDHYPVLYTGENGLVAHECILDLRPLKDSSGISVEDVAKRLIDFGFHAPTMSFPVAGTLMVEPTESESREELDRFCDAMICIREEIRAVENGTLDKLDNPLKNAPHTASELVGEWPHRYGRELAVYPLQALRENKYWPPVGRVDNVYGDRNLACACPPMSIYQDA, encoded by the coding sequence ATGAACAACGCACCTGTCCCATTGACCACGGATAACGAGTTCATCGCCCGTCACATCGGCCCGCGCGAGCATGACATCGAGGCGATGCTGGCGCTGACCGGCCATGACACCCTGGACGCCCTGATCGACAGCGTCATCCCAGGCAGCATCAAAGGCACCAGCGTGCTGGCGCTGAGCAAAGGGCAGGGCGAAGCCGAGGCCCTGGCTGCGCTCAAGGCCATTGCCGCGAAGAACCAGCTGTTTCGCAACCACATCGGCCAAGGCTACTACCCGTGCCACACGCCTACGCCGATCCTGCGCAATCTGCTTGAAAACCCGGCCTGGTACACCGCCTATACGCCGTACCAGCCAGAGATTTCCCAAGGCCGCCTGGAAGCGCTGCTCAATTTCCAGACCCTGATCAGCGACCTCACCGGCATGCAGATCGCCAATGCCTCCTTGCTCGATGAGGCCACCGCCGCCGCCGAAGCCATGACCTTCTGCAAGCGCCTGGCAAAGAGCAAGGCACCGGCTTTTTTCGCCTCCCGCCATTGCCACCCGCAAACCCTCGACGTGCTGCGCACCCGGGCCCAGCCGCTGGGCATCGAGGTGGTCATCGGTGATGAAGCCGAGCTGCAAGCGCAGAGCCTTGAGCAGTACTTCGGCCTGCTGCTGCAGTACCCCGCCAGTACTGGCGCCATCGTCGATCATCGCGCCCTGGTGCAGCGCGCCCATGCCGTCGGCGCGTTGGTGGCGGTGTCCGCCGACCTGCTGGCGCTGACCTTGCTGACCCCGCCGGGCGAATTCGATGCCGACGTGGTACTGGGCAGTGCCCAGCGCTTCGGCGTGCCGCTGGGCTTTGGTGGCCCACACGCGGCGTACTTTGCAACGCGCGATGCGTTCAAGCGCGACATGCCCGGCCGCCTGGTCGGTGTCTCCATCGACCGCTTCGGCAAGCCGGCGCTGCGCCTGGCCATGCAGACCCGCGAGCAACACATTCGCCGCGAGAAGGCGACCAGCAACATCTGCACCGCGCAGGTGCTGCTGGCCAATATCGCCAGCATGTATGCGGTCTACCATGGCCCCGAGGGCCTGGCGCAGATCGCCCGGCGCGTACACCGCCTGACCGCGATTCTGGTGCAAGGGCTGTTGCAGCTCGGGCACACAGTGGAGCAGACGCACTTCTTCGACACCGTCAGCGTGCTCACCGCACGGTCTGTAGCCGATGTGCTGGCCGCCGCCCGCGCCGCACAGCTGAACCTGCGCCTGCTTGACCACGCGCGGGCCGGCCTGTCGCTGGATGAAACCTGCGAACAGGCCAGCGTCGAGGCCTTGTGGCAGGTCTTCGCTGCCCCCGGCCAGGCGCTTCCTGACTTCGGTGCCCTGGCTGCTGAGGCTGCTGATTGCCTGCCTGCGCAACTGCTGCGTGAAACAGCGTTCCTTCAGCACCCGGTGTTCAACCGCTACCATTCAGAAACCGAGCTGATGCGCTACCTGCGGTGCCTGGCCGACAAGGACCTGGCCCTGGACCGCACCATGATCGCGCTGGGTTCGTGCACCATGAAACTCAACGCCGCCAGTGAGATGATCCCCATCACCTGGCCGGAGTTCGGCGCCCTGCACCCGTTTGCCCCGGCCGAACAGTCGCTCGGTTACCGGCAATTGACGGATGAGTTGCAGGCCATGCTCTGCGAGGCCACCGGCTACGACGCGATGTCGCTGCAGCCCAATGCCGGTTCACAGGGTGAATACGCAGGCCTCTTGGCCATCCGCGCCTACCACGCCAGCCGCGGCGAAGCGGGCCGCGATGTCTGCCTGATTCCGTCGTCGGCCCACGGCACCAACCCGGCCACGGCGCAGATGGCCGGTATGCGTGTGGTGGTGGTCAACTGCGACGAGCGCGGCAACGTCGATGTGGCCGACCTGCAGGCCAAGGCCGAGCAGCACCGGGACCAGCTGGCCGCGCTGATGATCACCTACCCCTCGACCCATGGGGTGTTCGAAGAGGGCATCACCCGCATCTGCGACATCATCCATGAGCACGGTGGCCAGGTGTACCTGGACGGCGCCAACATGAACGCCATGGTCGGCCTTTGCGCCCCAGGCAAGTTCGGCGGCGACGTGTCGCACCTGAACCTGCACAAGACCTTCTGCATTCCCCACGGCGGGGGTGGCCCAGGTGTCGGCCCCATTGGGGTCAAGGCGCACCTGGCGCCGTTCTTGCCGGGCCATGCGCATATGGCGCACAAAGAGGGCGCCGTCTGCGCGGCGCCTTATGGCAGTGCGAGCATTCTGCCGATCACCTGGATGTACATCCGCATGATGGGCGGGGAAGGGCTCAAGCGGGCATCGCAGCTGGCGATTCTAAGTGCCAACTACATCGCCCGCCGCCTGGAGGACCACTACCCGGTGCTGTACACCGGCGAGAATGGCCTGGTCGCCCACGAGTGCATCCTCGACCTGCGCCCGCTCAAGGACAGCAGCGGCATCAGCGTCGAGGACGTGGCCAAGCGCCTGATCGATTTTGGCTTCCATGCCCCGACCATGTCCTTCCCGGTGGCGGGCACGCTGATGGTCGAGCCGACCGAGAGCGAGTCCAGAGAAGAGCTCGACCGCTTCTGCGATGCCATGATCTGCATCCGTGAGGAAATCCGGGCCGTGGAAAACGGCACCCTCGACAAGCTCGACAACCCGCTGAAAAACGCACCGCATACCGCCAGCGAACTGGTGGGCGAATGGCCCCATCGCTATGGCCGGGAGCTGGCGGTGTACCCGCTGCAAGCGCTGCGCGAGAACAAGTACTGGCCGCCGGTGGGGCGCGTGGACAACGTCTACGGTGACCGCAACCTGGCCTGTGCCTGCCCGCCCATGTCGATCTACCAGGACGCCTGA
- the glyA gene encoding serine hydroxymethyltransferase, translating into MFHKSLTLSDFDPALHEAISREVQRQEDHIELIASENYTSPQVMQAQGTELTNKYAEGYPGKRYYGGCEHVDVVEQLAIERAKQLFGADYANVQPHSGSSANSAVYLALLQAGDTILGMSLAHGGHLTHGAKVSSSGKLYNAVQYGIDTKTGLIDYDEVERLAVEHKPKMIVAGFSAYSKTLDFPRFRAIADKVGALLFVDMAHVAGLVAAGLYPNPIPFADVVTTTTHKTLRGPRGGLILAKSNPEIEKKLNAAVFPGAQGGPLMHVIAAKAVCFKEALQPEFRTYQQQVIENAQAMAQVFIDRGYDVVSGGTDNHLFLVSLIRQGLTGKDADAALGRAHITVNKNAVPNDPQSPFVTSGLRIGTPAVTTRGFKVAECVALAGWVCDILDHLGDADVEAQVAASVARLCAEYPVYRA; encoded by the coding sequence ATGTTCCATAAAAGCCTGACCCTGTCCGATTTCGACCCTGCGCTGCATGAGGCCATCAGCCGCGAAGTGCAACGCCAGGAAGACCATATCGAGTTGATAGCCTCGGAAAACTACACCAGCCCGCAAGTGATGCAGGCCCAGGGCACCGAGCTGACCAACAAGTACGCCGAAGGCTACCCAGGCAAGCGCTACTACGGGGGTTGCGAACACGTCGATGTGGTCGAACAGCTGGCCATCGAGCGCGCCAAACAGCTGTTTGGTGCCGACTACGCCAACGTCCAGCCGCACTCGGGCTCCTCGGCCAACAGCGCGGTCTACCTGGCCCTGCTGCAGGCCGGTGACACCATTCTGGGCATGAGCCTGGCCCACGGCGGCCACCTGACCCACGGTGCCAAAGTGTCGTCCTCGGGCAAGCTGTACAACGCGGTTCAATACGGCATCGACACCAAAACCGGCCTGATCGACTACGACGAAGTCGAGCGCCTGGCGGTCGAGCACAAACCGAAAATGATCGTTGCCGGCTTCTCGGCCTACTCCAAGACCCTCGACTTTCCACGCTTCCGCGCCATCGCCGACAAGGTCGGTGCGCTGCTGTTCGTCGACATGGCCCACGTTGCCGGCCTGGTTGCCGCTGGCCTGTACCCGAACCCGATCCCGTTCGCCGATGTGGTCACCACCACCACCCACAAGACCCTGCGTGGTCCGCGTGGCGGCCTGATCCTGGCCAAGTCCAACCCAGAGATCGAGAAAAAGCTCAATGCTGCCGTATTCCCCGGCGCCCAGGGCGGCCCGCTGATGCACGTCATCGCCGCCAAGGCCGTGTGCTTCAAAGAAGCACTGCAACCTGAGTTCAGGACCTACCAGCAGCAAGTGATCGAAAACGCCCAGGCCATGGCCCAGGTGTTCATTGACCGTGGTTACGACGTGGTTTCCGGTGGCACCGACAACCACCTGTTCCTGGTCAGCCTGATTCGTCAGGGCCTCACCGGTAAAGACGCCGACGCCGCCCTGGGCCGTGCGCACATCACCGTCAACAAGAACGCCGTGCCCAACGACCCGCAGTCGCCATTTGTGACGTCGGGCCTGCGCATCGGCACCCCGGCCGTCACCACCCGTGGCTTCAAGGTGGCCGAATGCGTGGCCCTGGCGGGGTGGGTCTGCGACATCCTCGACCACCTTGGCGATGCCGATGTCGAGGCCCAGGTGGCCGCGTCGGTGGCCAGGCTGTGTGCGGAATATCCGGTCTATCGCGCCTGA
- the gcvT gene encoding glycine cleavage system aminomethyltransferase GcvT, with amino-acid sequence MSTEQLKHTPLHDLHLKLGARMVPFAGYAMPVQYPLGVLKEHLHTREQAGLFDVSHMGQIRLRGAGAAKALEALVPVDILDLPVGMQRYALFTDADGGILDDLMVANLGDDELFLVVNAGCKDQDLTHLKQHLEGQCEVESLFDSRALLALQGPAAAKVLGRLASQVGAMTFMQFASVKLLGVDCYVSRSGYTGEDGFEISVPAEAAAMLARVLLAEPEVEAIGLGARDSLRLEAGLCLYGHDMDVGSTPIEASLTWAISKARRAEGVRAGAFPGAERIFAQLREGAASKRVGLMPSERVPVREGALIVDADEQEIGRVTSGGFGPSLGGPLAMGYVHSAHAALDTEVFALVRGKRVPMRVVRTPFVAQRYYRG; translated from the coding sequence ATGTCTACAGAACAACTGAAACACACGCCTTTGCACGACCTGCACCTGAAGCTCGGCGCGCGGATGGTGCCCTTTGCCGGGTACGCCATGCCGGTTCAGTACCCGCTGGGGGTGCTCAAGGAACACCTGCACACCCGTGAGCAGGCCGGGCTGTTCGACGTTTCGCACATGGGGCAAATTCGCCTGCGCGGCGCTGGTGCTGCCAAGGCACTGGAAGCGCTGGTGCCGGTCGACATCCTCGACCTGCCGGTGGGCATGCAGCGTTATGCGCTGTTCACCGATGCCGACGGCGGCATCCTCGACGACCTGATGGTCGCCAACCTGGGCGATGACGAGCTGTTTCTGGTAGTCAACGCTGGCTGCAAGGACCAGGACCTGACGCACCTCAAGCAGCATCTGGAGGGGCAGTGTGAGGTCGAATCGCTGTTCGACAGCCGCGCCTTGCTGGCCCTGCAGGGGCCGGCGGCGGCCAAGGTGCTGGGGCGCCTGGCGTCGCAGGTCGGCGCCATGACCTTCATGCAGTTCGCCAGTGTGAAGCTGCTGGGCGTCGACTGTTACGTCAGCCGTTCGGGCTATACCGGCGAGGACGGTTTCGAGATCTCGGTACCGGCCGAGGCTGCGGCAATGCTCGCCCGTGTGCTGCTGGCCGAGCCCGAGGTCGAGGCCATCGGCCTGGGTGCCCGCGACTCACTGCGCCTGGAGGCCGGGTTGTGCCTGTACGGGCATGACATGGACGTGGGCAGCACGCCGATCGAGGCCAGCCTGACCTGGGCTATTTCCAAGGCCCGGCGTGCCGAAGGTGTACGTGCCGGCGCTTTCCCCGGTGCCGAGCGCATCTTTGCCCAGCTGCGCGAGGGCGCGGCCAGCAAGCGCGTGGGTTTGATGCCCAGCGAGCGTGTGCCGGTGCGTGAAGGGGCACTGATCGTCGATGCTGACGAACAGGAAATTGGCCGTGTCACCAGCGGCGGTTTCGGCCCCAGCCTGGGCGGGCCGTTGGCGATGGGGTACGTGCACAGCGCGCATGCGGCGCTGGACACCGAAGTCTTCGCCCTGGTGCGTGGCAAGCGGGTGCCGATGCGGGTGGTGCGCACACCGTTCGTGGCGCAACGTTACTACCGTGGCTGA
- the lipA gene encoding lipoyl synthase translates to MNQTLPAATRPQPLQAGVKLRGADKVARIPVKILPTEEVPRKPDWIRVQIASSPEVARVKALLRKHKLHSVCEEASCPNLGECFSGGTATFMIMGDICTRRCPFCDVGHGRPKPLDADEPKNLAIAIADLRLKYVVITSVDRDDLRDGGAQHFVDCLREIRKLSPGVKLETLVPDYRGRMDVALAITEQEPPDVFNHNLETVPRLYKAARPGSDFEWSLDLLEHFKRRVPGVPTKSGLMLGLGETDEEVIEVMQRMREHQVDMLTLGQYLQPSRSHLPVQRFVHPDTFAWFAERALAMGFKNVASGPLVRSSYHADQQALQAAR, encoded by the coding sequence ATGAACCAGACCCTGCCTGCCGCCACGCGCCCGCAGCCCCTGCAAGCCGGCGTGAAACTGCGCGGCGCCGACAAGGTGGCGCGCATCCCGGTGAAGATCCTGCCCACCGAGGAGGTGCCGCGCAAACCTGACTGGATCCGTGTGCAAATTGCCTCTTCACCCGAGGTCGCGCGGGTCAAGGCGCTACTGCGCAAACACAAGCTGCACAGCGTCTGCGAAGAGGCTTCGTGCCCGAACCTGGGCGAGTGCTTTTCTGGCGGCACGGCGACGTTCATGATCATGGGCGACATCTGCACTCGGCGTTGCCCGTTCTGCGACGTCGGCCATGGCCGGCCGAAACCGCTGGATGCCGATGAGCCGAAAAACCTGGCAATTGCCATCGCCGACCTGCGCCTTAAGTACGTGGTGATCACGTCAGTGGACCGTGACGACCTACGCGACGGGGGTGCCCAGCACTTCGTCGACTGCCTGCGCGAAATCCGCAAGCTGTCGCCGGGCGTGAAGCTGGAAACCCTGGTGCCGGATTACCGGGGGCGCATGGACGTGGCCCTGGCCATCACCGAGCAGGAACCGCCGGATGTGTTCAACCATAACCTTGAAACCGTGCCGCGCCTGTACAAGGCGGCACGGCCGGGTTCGGATTTTGAGTGGTCGCTGGACCTGCTGGAGCATTTCAAACGCCGCGTGCCCGGGGTGCCGACCAAGTCCGGGCTGATGCTGGGCCTGGGCGAGACCGACGAGGAAGTGATCGAGGTGATGCAGCGCATGCGCGAGCATCAGGTCGACATGCTGACCCTGGGGCAGTACCTGCAACCGTCGCGCAGCCACCTGCCGGTGCAGCGTTTCGTGCACCCGGACACCTTCGCCTGGTTTGCCGAACGGGCTTTGGCGATGGGCTTCAAGAACGTGGCGTCCGGGCCGCTGGTGCGCTCGTCCTACCATGCCGACCAGCAGGCACTGCAGGCGGCCCGTTAA
- a CDS encoding cystathionine gamma-synthase family protein yields the protein MNNQAKVANGAQPGIGTRVVWEGEQVEHPFNATQTPIIASAAYGYQDIDAWYDIALGKQPGFIYSRMSNPTVAVLEDKLCALEHAESAVAFSTGMAAISGVLHTFLCNGKRVVSTRDSYGGTNKIFEEFLPRQGVEVTLCDTLDTEAIEREIARGCDVVYLETPSNPTLKILDIRRLVAAAKRVGALVVADNTFATPLNQNPLLLGVDVVVHSATKFLSGHGDVLGGVVCGSETLMAQVRHYREINGASLDPFSAYLIIRGIKTLALRLRQQQASAQALAEYLCSEPLVESVNYPGLPQHPGHAIASAQMRGFGAIVSFVLVGGMDTVVKLLPKLRYAHRAGNLGAVETIYGPARTTSHVENTLEERQALGISEGLVRVSVGIEDTADLLADLRQAFATVHAQRVQGQASGTCGRHVEVST from the coding sequence ATGAATAACCAAGCAAAGGTCGCTAACGGCGCGCAGCCGGGTATCGGAACGCGGGTGGTGTGGGAGGGGGAACAGGTCGAGCACCCCTTCAACGCCACCCAAACCCCGATCATCGCCAGTGCCGCCTATGGCTACCAGGATATCGACGCCTGGTACGACATTGCGCTGGGCAAGCAACCGGGCTTCATCTACAGCCGCATGAGCAACCCGACGGTTGCCGTGCTTGAGGACAAGCTCTGCGCACTTGAACACGCCGAATCGGCCGTGGCCTTCAGTACCGGAATGGCGGCCATTAGCGGTGTGTTGCATACCTTCTTGTGCAATGGCAAGCGCGTGGTCTCGACCCGCGACAGCTACGGCGGCACCAACAAGATATTCGAAGAGTTTTTGCCCCGTCAGGGCGTCGAGGTGACGCTGTGCGACACCCTCGATACCGAGGCCATCGAGCGTGAAATCGCTCGGGGTTGCGATGTGGTCTACCTGGAGACGCCGAGCAACCCGACACTGAAAATTCTCGACATCCGCCGCCTGGTGGCCGCGGCCAAGCGCGTGGGGGCATTGGTCGTTGCCGATAATACGTTTGCCACACCCCTCAACCAGAACCCGCTGCTGCTCGGTGTCGATGTGGTGGTGCACAGTGCGACCAAGTTCCTTTCTGGCCATGGAGATGTGCTCGGCGGGGTTGTCTGCGGTAGCGAAACCTTGATGGCGCAGGTGCGTCATTACCGTGAAATCAACGGTGCCTCGCTGGACCCGTTTTCCGCGTACCTGATCATTCGCGGCATCAAGACCCTGGCGCTGCGCCTGCGCCAGCAGCAGGCCAGCGCCCAGGCCCTGGCTGAATACCTGTGCAGCGAGCCGCTGGTCGAGTCGGTCAACTACCCCGGTTTGCCGCAACACCCCGGCCACGCGATTGCCAGTGCACAGATGCGCGGCTTTGGCGCGATCGTCAGCTTCGTGCTGGTGGGCGGCATGGACACTGTCGTCAAACTGCTGCCCAAGCTGCGCTATGCCCACCGCGCCGGCAACCTCGGTGCGGTGGAAACCATCTACGGGCCGGCACGGACAACCAGCCACGTGGAAAACACCCTGGAAGAACGCCAGGCACTGGGCATTTCCGAAGGCCTGGTGCGGGTTTCGGTCGGCATCGAAGATACCGCCGACCTGCTGGCAGACCTGCGCCAGGCGTTCGCCACAGTGCACGCCCAACGGGTGCAGGGGCAGGCCAGCGGTACCTGTGGCCGGCACGTCGAAGTGTCCACCTGA